One genomic window of Nitrosomonas sp. Is35 includes the following:
- a CDS encoding DEAD/DEAH box helicase family protein: MLESSSPACDAAQMKLQFDANQDFQLEAIHAVVALFEGQPDASQISVGWNDELSSLKLTETGVANQRVITDEQWLANLNAVQEVHGIELSAALEMMKLEDDIDVGAFPNFTVEMETGTGKTYVYLRTVYELSKTYGFKKFVIVVPSIAIREGVLKSLQITKEHFQTHYNYERVEFTVYDSTKVNQLRNFALSNAIQILVINIDAFAKDSTEADSAAKKKNKGNVINQVRETGIAPIEFIRAAHPIVILDEPQNLETDNRKQAIARLAPMCTLRYSATHRNTYNLIYSLDPVRAYEKGLVKQIGVDSVIELKDANQAFVEVEGFKTGARSVSAKLSIWVNQTQGPAKKSITVKNGDDLYKLSNQREIYRESFIVNEIDAGEGFITFANDVRVRAGSPHGALTDTILRLQVEATIRRHFEKALKLHPLGIKVLSVFFIDRVANYRVYNEDGTVSKGKFADWFEEIYEQYRAKPDFAGLRMHEGTKVHNGYFSQDKRAVSPFETLTGKTNADAEASTFELIMRDKERLLDIAEPLAFIFSHSALREGWDNPNVFQICTLAESKSDIKKRQEIGRGLRLCVNKDGERVFDRTINRLTVIANESYEDFANQLQTEMVEAGVKFKREMVKNERDKITVRLKKGYDTDNEFLTLWDKIRARTRYRVNYDTGDLITKAAKRIKEKMPTIERPKVALTRADIIISAAGVNGKQTGFRTQSMEEKYVMPDFVGQVQTKTGLAKSTVARILLDSGRLADAVKNPQAFIDHVAEVVNSVKREVLVNGVEYFKVNGLAYEMRRFEGDDLMDVFASNVVAVEKQEKTLFSHIVIDSNSSPERNFVQACEDNDDVLFYIKLPRWFKIETPVGSYNPDWALAYRNDKMLYFVAETKKTGSGDHVQIDLLRPIEELRIECGKRHFKNFEEVQFKVVSSLTELLS, from the coding sequence ATGCTGGAATCAAGTTCACCTGCCTGTGATGCCGCGCAAATGAAACTGCAATTCGACGCAAACCAGGATTTTCAGCTTGAGGCCATCCATGCGGTAGTTGCTTTATTTGAAGGGCAACCCGATGCTTCGCAAATTTCGGTCGGTTGGAATGATGAACTTTCCAGCCTGAAACTCACGGAAACCGGCGTGGCAAACCAGCGCGTAATTACCGACGAGCAATGGCTTGCCAATTTGAATGCGGTGCAGGAGGTTCACGGAATAGAGCTCTCGGCTGCGTTGGAAATGATGAAGCTGGAAGATGACATAGATGTTGGTGCATTTCCAAACTTCACCGTGGAGATGGAGACCGGCACCGGCAAGACTTACGTCTATCTGCGCACGGTGTACGAGCTTTCCAAAACCTATGGCTTCAAGAAGTTTGTGATTGTGGTGCCGTCGATTGCTATTCGCGAGGGCGTGCTCAAGAGCTTGCAGATTACCAAGGAGCATTTTCAGACGCACTATAATTATGAGCGCGTTGAGTTTACAGTTTACGACTCGACCAAGGTAAATCAACTACGCAATTTTGCTCTGTCGAACGCAATCCAGATTCTGGTGATTAACATTGATGCTTTTGCCAAAGACTCGACCGAAGCGGACAGCGCGGCCAAAAAGAAGAACAAGGGTAACGTCATCAATCAGGTGCGGGAGACTGGGATTGCGCCGATTGAGTTCATCCGCGCGGCGCATCCTATTGTGATCCTTGATGAGCCGCAGAATCTGGAGACGGATAACCGCAAACAGGCTATCGCGCGCCTTGCCCCTATGTGTACCTTGCGCTACTCGGCCACCCACCGCAATACCTATAACCTGATCTATTCGCTCGACCCGGTACGTGCTTACGAGAAAGGGCTCGTGAAACAGATAGGGGTTGATTCGGTGATTGAGTTGAAAGATGCGAATCAGGCTTTCGTTGAGGTTGAGGGTTTCAAAACAGGGGCTCGTAGTGTGTCAGCCAAGCTGTCGATTTGGGTGAACCAAACGCAAGGCCCCGCAAAAAAAAGCATTACTGTGAAGAATGGCGACGATCTTTATAAGTTATCAAATCAGCGCGAGATTTACCGCGAAAGTTTTATCGTCAACGAAATTGACGCGGGGGAAGGTTTTATAACTTTTGCCAACGATGTGAGAGTTCGCGCAGGAAGTCCACATGGGGCGTTGACTGACACGATTTTGCGTTTGCAGGTTGAGGCTACGATACGCCGACACTTTGAAAAGGCGCTGAAATTGCATCCATTGGGCATTAAGGTGCTATCCGTATTTTTTATTGACCGTGTGGCGAATTACCGTGTCTATAACGAGGATGGTACTGTCAGCAAGGGTAAATTTGCCGATTGGTTTGAAGAAATTTACGAACAGTATCGAGCAAAGCCTGACTTTGCCGGGCTACGGATGCATGAAGGGACGAAAGTTCATAATGGTTATTTTTCTCAGGACAAACGGGCGGTTTCGCCTTTTGAGACGTTGACTGGCAAGACCAACGCGGATGCCGAAGCCAGTACATTCGAGTTAATTATGCGCGACAAGGAACGGCTGTTGGATATTGCTGAGCCGTTGGCCTTCATTTTTAGCCATTCCGCATTACGCGAAGGATGGGATAACCCTAATGTGTTTCAGATATGCACGCTGGCAGAAAGCAAATCGGACATTAAAAAACGGCAGGAAATTGGGCGGGGGCTTCGTTTGTGCGTGAATAAAGACGGCGAACGGGTATTTGATCGGACGATTAACCGTCTGACAGTGATTGCAAACGAGAGCTATGAGGATTTTGCCAACCAGTTGCAAACCGAGATGGTCGAAGCAGGGGTGAAGTTCAAGCGCGAGATGGTTAAAAACGAGCGTGATAAAATTACGGTGCGGCTCAAGAAGGGCTACGATACAGACAACGAATTTTTGACGCTATGGGACAAAATTCGAGCGAGAACGCGCTATCGCGTAAATTACGATACAGGTGACTTGATTACCAAGGCAGCGAAGCGAATTAAAGAAAAGATGCCAACTATTGAGCGCCCGAAAGTTGCATTGACGCGTGCTGATATTATTATCAGCGCTGCTGGGGTAAATGGAAAACAGACTGGCTTTCGCACTCAGTCAATGGAAGAAAAATATGTGATGCCGGATTTTGTTGGGCAAGTGCAGACAAAGACAGGACTGGCAAAGTCCACCGTGGCGCGTATTCTGCTTGATTCCGGACGGCTTGCGGATGCCGTCAAAAATCCTCAGGCATTCATTGATCATGTGGCGGAAGTGGTGAATTCCGTGAAGCGTGAGGTGCTGGTGAATGGTGTCGAATATTTCAAGGTCAATGGTCTAGCCTACGAAATGCGCCGTTTTGAGGGCGATGATCTAATGGATGTGTTTGCATCCAACGTGGTAGCGGTAGAAAAGCAAGAAAAAACCCTGTTCTCGCATATTGTCATTGATTCTAACTCTAGCCCGGAACGCAACTTTGTTCAGGCATGTGAGGACAATGATGACGTGCTTTTCTACATTAAATTGCCGCGCTGGTTCAAGATCGAAACGCCTGTGGGATCGTATAACCCGGATTGGGCACTGGCTTATCGCAACGATAAGATGCTATATTTTGTAGCTGAGACGAAAAAGACAGGTAGCGGTGACCATGTGCAGATTGATCTGCTGCGACCGATTGAAGAGCTACGCATCGAATGCGGCAAGCGACACTTCAAGAATTTCGAGGAAGTGCAGTTTAAGGTAGTCAGTTCGCTAACAGAGTTGTTGAGTTGA
- the gltX gene encoding glutamate--tRNA ligase — protein MVRTRFAPSPTGYLHIGGARTALFSWAYARKHGGKFILRIEDTDLERSTQQSIQAILDGMAWLGLDYDEGPFYQMQRLARYHEIAEQLLQNNQAYYCYATKEELEQMREQQLAAGLKPRYDGRWRDSKQTPPAGVKPVLRFKNPLDGFVTFNDQIKGKITVANNELDDLVLLRGDGVPTYNFSVVIDDLDMNITHVIRGDDHVNNTPRQINILKALGATLPEYAHVPMILGANGERLSKRHGAVSVMQYHEDGYLPEALLNYLARLGWSHGDEEIFSRDQLVEWFDLSAISRSPAKFNPEKLHWINQQYLKTTDNTRLAELTAPFLAKDNCLTNGGPDLAQVVDLLKERVNTIEELADAAVYFYRPLEPDEELKAQHFTAETKPIMTGLLERFRHIEWTREIIHQEIKAAAKEHDVKLPKIAMPLRVMVTGEVHTPSIDAVLALLGREETLARMNSHLSSFPG, from the coding sequence ATGGTACGCACACGATTTGCTCCCAGCCCAACCGGCTATCTCCACATCGGCGGCGCACGCACTGCGCTGTTTTCCTGGGCTTATGCCCGCAAGCACGGCGGAAAATTTATTCTGCGCATTGAAGACACCGATCTGGAACGTTCAACGCAACAATCGATTCAGGCAATTCTGGACGGCATGGCGTGGCTGGGATTGGATTACGACGAAGGGCCGTTTTATCAGATGCAGCGCTTAGCGCGTTATCATGAGATTGCCGAGCAATTATTGCAGAATAATCAAGCGTATTACTGCTACGCCACCAAGGAAGAACTGGAGCAAATGCGTGAACAGCAATTGGCGGCGGGCTTGAAGCCCCGCTACGACGGGCGCTGGCGCGATAGCAAGCAAACCCCGCCAGCCGGTGTAAAACCGGTGCTGCGGTTCAAAAACCCGCTGGACGGTTTCGTGACGTTCAACGATCAGATCAAGGGAAAAATCACCGTCGCCAACAACGAACTCGACGATCTGGTGCTGCTGCGCGGCGATGGCGTGCCAACGTATAATTTCAGCGTCGTCATTGACGATCTGGACATGAATATCACCCATGTCATCCGTGGCGACGACCACGTCAATAACACGCCGCGCCAGATCAATATTCTTAAGGCGCTGGGCGCCACATTACCGGAATACGCGCATGTGCCGATGATTTTGGGCGCCAACGGCGAGCGCTTGTCGAAACGGCATGGCGCGGTCTCGGTCATGCAATATCACGAGGATGGATATCTGCCGGAAGCGCTGTTGAATTACCTGGCAAGACTCGGATGGTCGCACGGCGACGAGGAGATTTTCAGCCGCGACCAATTGGTGGAATGGTTCGATTTATCCGCGATCAGCCGCTCCCCGGCCAAATTCAATCCGGAAAAACTGCATTGGATCAATCAGCAATATCTCAAAACAACGGATAACACCCGTCTGGCCGAACTGACGGCACCTTTTCTGGCAAAAGACAATTGTCTGACGAATGGCGGCCCCGATCTGGCACAGGTTGTCGATTTGCTCAAGGAACGAGTGAATACCATCGAAGAATTGGCAGATGCCGCAGTGTACTTTTACCGTCCGCTGGAGCCGGATGAAGAGTTGAAAGCGCAGCATTTTACTGCGGAAACAAAACCGATCATGACTGGCTTGTTGGAAAGATTCCGCCACATCGAATGGACACGCGAAATCATCCATCAGGAAATAAAAGCCGCCGCCAAGGAGCACGATGTCAAACTGCCGAAAATCGCCATGCCGTTACGAGTCATGGTCACCGGCGAAGTCCACACTCCGTCGATCGATGCGGTACTGGCATTACTCGGACGCGAGGAGACACTGGCGCGCATGAACAGTCATCTCAGCAGTTTTCCCGGTTGA
- a CDS encoding acyl-CoA ligase (AMP-forming), exosortase A system-associated, which produces MTDLIHDLIFAAAGRTPDAEALSYDNQRMRYAMLAGAVAATANGLRASGLSRGERVAVYLEKRFETVIALFAATAAGGVMVPVNPVLKPEQVAYILIDCNVRILVTSVERLKLLQTVLPLCHDLHTVIVVDAKDDFPVVAGLTVFGWQAVSAVQKKHSALGVIDSDMAAIIYTSGSTGKPKGVVLSHRNLLAGAESVAQYLQNRPDDRILTVLPLSFDYGLNQLTSAFYAGAANVLMNYLLPHDIIRIVNEERITGLAAVPPLWIQLAQLDWGKAPSLRYITNSGGAMPRATLNKLRSVLPATEIFLMYGFTEAFRSTYLAPEEIDRRPDSIGKAVPNAEVLVLRDDGSPCAPGEPGELVHRGALVAMGYWNDAERTALCFKPLKTRQAGLPLAEIAAWSGDTVRVDEEGFLYFIERRDEMIKTSGYRVSPTEVEEVVYASEGVAEAVAIGVPHPALGQAIAVIVTARSGMQPDAGLLLRLCKQRLPAYMLPSHIELREGNLPRNPNGKIDRKLLSQELQHLFKETAQ; this is translated from the coding sequence ATGACTGACTTGATCCATGATCTGATTTTTGCCGCTGCCGGACGGACACCGGACGCCGAAGCGTTGTCTTATGACAATCAGCGTATGCGCTATGCCATGCTGGCGGGGGCAGTCGCGGCAACGGCGAATGGCTTGCGCGCATCCGGTTTGAGCCGCGGCGAGCGTGTGGCGGTTTATCTCGAGAAACGTTTCGAGACCGTAATTGCGCTCTTTGCCGCAACGGCGGCGGGCGGTGTGATGGTTCCGGTAAATCCGGTATTGAAGCCGGAACAGGTGGCGTACATCCTGATCGATTGCAATGTCAGGATATTGGTGACCTCAGTGGAGCGGTTAAAATTGCTGCAAACGGTTCTGCCGCTGTGTCACGACTTGCATACGGTGATTGTCGTGGATGCCAAAGATGATTTTCCAGTTGTCGCCGGACTCACAGTCTTCGGTTGGCAAGCTGTTTCTGCAGTGCAAAAAAAACATTCCGCATTAGGTGTGATCGATAGCGATATGGCGGCGATTATCTATACCTCGGGCAGCACCGGTAAACCTAAGGGTGTAGTGTTGTCGCATCGTAATTTGCTGGCCGGTGCGGAAAGTGTCGCGCAGTATTTGCAAAACCGTCCGGATGACCGGATTCTGACCGTGCTGCCGCTGAGCTTCGATTATGGATTGAATCAATTGACGTCGGCTTTCTATGCGGGAGCGGCGAATGTGCTGATGAATTATCTGCTGCCGCACGACATTATCCGCATCGTCAACGAGGAGCGAATCACCGGTCTTGCGGCTGTGCCGCCGCTGTGGATTCAGCTGGCGCAATTGGACTGGGGAAAAGCGCCGTCGCTGCGCTATATCACCAATTCGGGCGGCGCCATGCCGCGTGCGACGCTGAACAAATTGCGCAGCGTATTACCGGCAACGGAAATTTTCCTGATGTATGGTTTTACCGAAGCGTTCCGCTCGACGTACCTGGCGCCGGAAGAAATTGACCGTCGCCCGGATTCGATCGGCAAGGCGGTACCGAATGCGGAAGTGTTGGTTCTGCGCGACGATGGTTCGCCGTGCGCGCCGGGTGAGCCGGGCGAATTGGTGCATCGCGGTGCTTTGGTGGCGATGGGCTATTGGAACGATGCGGAAAGAACCGCGTTGTGTTTCAAACCGCTGAAAACGCGCCAGGCCGGGTTGCCGCTCGCGGAGATCGCTGCCTGGTCCGGCGATACGGTGCGCGTGGACGAAGAGGGGTTCCTGTATTTCATTGAACGCCGCGACGAAATGATCAAAACCTCCGGTTACCGGGTCAGCCCTACCGAAGTGGAAGAAGTGGTTTATGCGTCGGAAGGTGTTGCAGAAGCGGTTGCGATCGGTGTGCCGCATCCCGCGCTGGGGCAAGCGATTGCGGTGATCGTGACGGCCCGAAGCGGCATGCAGCCGGATGCCGGTCTTTTGCTGCGTCTATGCAAACAGCGCTTGCCTGCGTATATGCTGCCCAGTCACATTGAACTGCGTGAGGGTAATCTGCCGCGCAACCCGAACGGTAAAATAGACCGCAAATTGCTTTCTCAGGAATTGCAGCATTTATTTAAGGAAACCGCGCAATGA
- a CDS encoding pyridoxal-dependent decarboxylase, exosortase A system-associated, with amino-acid sequence MSNLPPEHAPLVQFAVQDDCLQVGGMALTRLAQRVGTTPFYAYDRQKISERIAVLRRHLPDGVLLHYAMKANPMPALVQHVAGLIDGMDVASAGEMRVALDTVLPPGQISFAGPGKKEHELRSAIAAGVMLNLESAREMESVAQLGASLGITPKVAIRVNPDFALKSSGMKMGGGPQPFGIDAECVPDVLKRLAALGLDFTGFHIFSGSQNLNATALQETHAKSLQLGIRLSEYAPSPPRLLNIGGGLGVPYFPGERALNLAAVGGNLQRLMPEVQRQLPGARVAIELGRYIVAEAGIYVCRVLERKISRGQVFLITDGGLHHHLAASGNFGQVIRKNYPVIIGNKVRGAEREVVSVTGPLCTPLDILADQLPMAKASAGDFVVVLQSGAYGLTASPAAFLGHPAPIEVLV; translated from the coding sequence ATGAGCAATTTACCGCCGGAGCATGCGCCGCTGGTGCAGTTCGCCGTGCAGGACGATTGTCTGCAAGTGGGCGGCATGGCGTTGACGCGCTTGGCGCAACGCGTCGGCACGACGCCGTTTTATGCCTATGACCGGCAGAAAATCAGCGAACGGATTGCAGTATTGCGGCGGCATTTGCCGGACGGAGTTTTGCTGCACTATGCCATGAAAGCCAATCCGATGCCGGCGCTGGTGCAGCATGTGGCCGGTTTGATCGACGGTATGGATGTCGCTTCGGCGGGTGAGATGCGCGTGGCGCTGGATACGGTTCTGCCGCCAGGTCAAATCAGTTTTGCCGGGCCGGGTAAAAAAGAGCATGAACTGCGCAGTGCGATTGCGGCGGGCGTTATGCTGAATCTCGAATCGGCGCGGGAGATGGAATCGGTCGCGCAACTGGGAGCCAGTTTAGGGATTACGCCCAAGGTGGCCATCCGGGTGAATCCGGATTTTGCACTTAAATCTTCCGGCATGAAAATGGGCGGCGGGCCGCAGCCATTCGGTATCGATGCCGAATGTGTGCCGGATGTATTGAAACGACTGGCTGCGCTGGGATTGGATTTTACCGGTTTTCACATTTTTAGCGGTTCACAAAATCTCAATGCAACCGCGCTGCAGGAAACGCATGCAAAATCCTTGCAGCTGGGTATCCGGCTGTCTGAATATGCGCCATCGCCGCCGCGCTTGCTGAATATCGGCGGCGGTTTGGGGGTGCCGTATTTTCCCGGCGAACGGGCGCTGAATCTTGCCGCTGTGGGGGGAAATTTGCAGCGTCTGATGCCGGAAGTGCAGCGGCAGTTGCCCGGCGCCAGAGTTGCAATCGAATTAGGCCGGTATATCGTGGCGGAAGCGGGGATTTATGTGTGCCGCGTTCTGGAACGCAAAATCTCGCGCGGGCAGGTTTTTCTCATCACCGATGGCGGACTGCATCATCATCTGGCCGCTTCCGGCAATTTCGGCCAGGTCATCCGCAAGAACTATCCAGTCATCATCGGCAATAAAGTCCGTGGCGCGGAAAGGGAAGTGGTATCCGTCACGGGACCATTGTGCACACCGTTGGATATACTGGCCGATCAGTTGCCGATGGCCAAAGCATCCGCAGGCGACTTTGTTGTGGTATTGCAGTCGGGCGCCTACGGTTTAACCGCCAGTCCGGCTGCATTCTTAGGCCATCCCGCACCCATCGAAGTGCTGGTTTAA
- a CDS encoding PEP-CTERM/exosortase system-associated acyltransferase, whose protein sequence is MNDLYQNFQKFFEIVVADTAELLEHVYRIRYQVLCVEQRLPGFDPALCPDEKEKDSYDSHSCHVLLRYRPSGEFIGTVRLILPDSARPEKLLPVELYSQTDPALCDIKALPRQQTAEISRFLVISRFDRRKDERRREERRKETTETDSDKRNTQDRRSTDRRSALSIGLVLMAGVLRMSVKYNIKHWLSVADPALNKLMGFYGLNFNPIGPPVDYHGMRRPYYVKVEDALNKMYQEHRDAWEVVTDCGTYNPIHIN, encoded by the coding sequence ATGAATGATTTGTATCAAAATTTTCAGAAGTTCTTTGAAATTGTAGTGGCTGATACAGCCGAGCTGCTTGAACATGTTTATAGAATCCGCTATCAGGTGCTATGCGTGGAACAGCGTTTACCCGGATTCGACCCTGCGCTTTGTCCGGATGAAAAGGAAAAAGACAGCTACGACAGCCATTCCTGCCATGTGCTTTTGCGCTATCGCCCATCGGGAGAATTTATCGGCACTGTGCGGTTAATTCTGCCGGATTCAGCGCGGCCTGAAAAGCTATTGCCGGTTGAATTGTATAGTCAGACAGATCCAGCGCTGTGCGATATCAAAGCATTACCGCGCCAGCAGACGGCTGAGATTTCCCGTTTTCTGGTGATCAGCCGGTTTGACCGGCGTAAAGACGAACGGCGCAGGGAAGAGCGCCGCAAGGAAACCACCGAGACTGACAGCGATAAAAGAAATACGCAGGATCGCCGTTCCACCGATCGCCGTTCCGCGCTCAGCATTGGACTGGTGTTGATGGCGGGCGTTTTACGCATGTCCGTCAAATACAATATCAAGCACTGGCTATCGGTTGCCGATCCTGCGCTGAATAAGCTGATGGGTTTTTACGGCTTGAATTTTAATCCGATCGGACCACCGGTAGACTATCATGGCATGCGCCGTCCCTATTACGTGAAAGTGGAAGACGCGCTCAATAAAATGTACCAAGAGCATCGCGATGCCTGGGAAGTCGTAACCGACTGCGGTACCTATAATCCCATTCATATTAACTAA
- a CDS encoding substrate-binding domain-containing protein, with translation MAAEVRANDHYEIVTNPGVTEKTLSVNSLRSIFSMRLKTWSDGTKIRVFVLSDEDQLHQIVSKEKLNVFPYQLRSTWDRLVFSGTGQAPIKVNSSEEMLTRIATTPGAIGYLWRANINENVNVLEIK, from the coding sequence GTGGCAGCGGAAGTAAGAGCAAATGATCATTATGAAATTGTCACCAATCCGGGCGTGACCGAGAAAACCCTCTCGGTCAATTCGTTACGCTCAATTTTCAGTATGCGTTTGAAAACCTGGTCTGACGGAACCAAGATCAGGGTTTTTGTGCTATCCGATGAAGATCAATTGCATCAAATCGTTTCCAAGGAGAAGTTAAACGTATTTCCTTATCAATTAAGATCCACCTGGGATCGATTAGTATTCTCGGGCACAGGCCAAGCGCCGATTAAAGTCAACTCAAGTGAAGAAATGCTTACCAGGATTGCCACCACACCTGGCGCAATAGGTTATTTATGGAGAGCCAATATTAATGAAAATGTTAACGTGCTCGAGATTAAGTAG